Proteins encoded together in one Scheffersomyces stipitis CBS 6054 chromosome 5, complete sequence window:
- the TWF1 gene encoding TWF1 is comprised almost entirely of two tandem repeats, each having sequence homology with cofilin (a member of a conserved family of actin monomer sequestering proteins. TWF1 is comprised almost entirely of two tandem repeats, each having sequence homology with cofilin (COF1)~go_component intracellular~go_function actin binding~go_component intracellular~go_function actin binding): MSTQSGITASKELLDSFKSLSSEPLIIKISDDNTELVTDSKLGAVSSGKEHLSSAFESVNAHLKESFPSPAYVVIPVDPTADDYVFISFIPDSAPIRSKMLYASTKNTLLTSLGSNKFSKSNSFAWTELEELTYEYYQKVISATNNDDVLSKDEKMLNELNTLQTLSLAGSTSSFKRELASMHSPSPSPSIHGPGNDNILYKFDSSLQEEFQSLSKNADTNKLITFNIDSASEVIKLTTSENGIALDSLLDSLAKANPVARPQYSIYNFYRGKYAFIYSCPSNSKVKDRMLYAASKVSLIHYLKTLLSEDSLTIDKSIEVGDLDEIELSELTVETEAATPSSVSSASSAGAGSGVGRQGLKFSKPKGPRRR; encoded by the coding sequence ATGTCTACACAATCTGGTATCACTGCTTCGAAGGAGCTTCTTGATTCATTTAAGAGCCTTAGCTCTGAACCCCTAATCATCAAGATCTCAGACGACAATACGGAATTAGTTACGGATTCCAAGTTAGGGGCcgtttcttctggaaaagAACACCTTTCTTCAGCATTTGAATCTGTCAATGCCCACCTCAAAGAGTCGTTTCCACTGCCTGCGTATGTTGTCATTCCAGTTGATCCCACAGCTGACGACTATGTGTTCATCAGTTTCATTCCTGATTCTGCCCCTATTAGATCCAAGATGCTCTATGCTTCTACCAAAAACACCTTGTTGACTTCCTTGGGTTCGAACaaattttccaagtcaaaCTCGTTTGCATGGACCGAGCTAGAGGAATTGACTTATGAATACTACCAAAAGGTGATCTCAGCAACCAACAACGACGACGTCTTATCCAAGGACGAAAAGATGTTAAACGAGTTGAATACTCTCCAGACATTATCCTTAGCGGGATCAACCTCTTCATTCAAGAGAGAATTGGCTTCCATGCACTCACCTCTGCCTTCTCCTAGTATTCATGGTCCAGGTAATGATAATATCTTGTACAAGTTTGATTCTTCATTACAAGAGGAATTCCAATCGTTGTCAAAAAACGCAGATACAAACAAATTGATCACTTTCAACATAGATAGTGCTAGCGAGGTGATCAAATTAACAACTTCGGAGAATGGAATCGCTTTAGACTCGTTGCTTGACTCTCTTGCCAAAGCTAATCCAGTCGCTCGTCCTCAGTACAGTATCTATAATTTCTACAGAGGCAAATATGCCTTCATCTACTCGTGTCCTTCGAACTCGAAGGTCAAAGACAGAATGCTCTATGCTGCTTCTAAGGTCAGTCTCATCCATTACTTGAAGACGTTGCTTCTGGAAGACAGCTTGACCATCGACAAATCTATCGAGGTAGGAGACTTAGACGAAATAGAGTTGTCCGAATTAACCGTAGAAACGGAAGCTGCTACACCTTCTTCCgtttcttcagcttcttctgctggtgctggatctggagttggaagacaaggtttgaagttttccaagCCAAAGGGTCCTCGTCGTAGATAG
- a CDS encoding predicted protein (go_function molecular function unknown) has translation MSRHQYDLIQCMKQPGKSIGLVCSACEGRCPLCDSYVKPTTKVRICHECSMGHLNNKCILCANYLGDDKELGTPAYYCLECVRLEKDREGCPRIVNVGSLKSDMMIRKKKEQASTPALLK, from the coding sequence ATGTCTCGCCACCAATACGATCTCATCCAGTGTATGAAACAACCTGGCAAATCCATAGGACTAGTTTGTCTGGCGTGTGAAGGACGGTGTCCACTATGTGATTCCTACGTGAAGCCTACTACCAAAGTCAGAATATGTCATGAATGCTCTATGGGTCATTTGAATAACAAGTGTATCCTCTGTGCCAACTACCTTGGTGACGACAAGGAGTTGGGAACACCAGCCTACTACTGTTTGGAATGCGTGCGATTGGAAAAGGACAGAGAAGGATGTCCTCGTATCGTCAACGTAGGTAGCTTGAAGTCAGACATGATGATACGGAAGAAAAAGGAGCAAGCTTCAACTCCAGCACTTCTAAAATAG
- a CDS encoding predicted protein codes for MSMAYNRSIGSILYQTSKESIRIGSNYRRCFSVSISRHNLFGGTKSIGNKGQLLTPPSGKGETSSNPADLFKKNDILMYSDKPLNYIESVKENGFHLANNLLITSPNKQGEIIGALMLQSETFEVNLSNEGYKIINKFIVEFNEDVLQVFKKVHPKPEIVVIGLGEKSRMLSESNKRYFSSLGMQLEVGDSNNAAQIFDLLATERPNVIGALLLPPNV; via the coding sequence ATGTCAATGGCGTATAATAGAAGTATCGGAAGTATATTATATCAGACTTCCAAGGAAAGTATAAGGATTGGCAGTAATTATCGAAGGTGCTTTTCTGTCTCCATTTCCAGACACAACTTATTTGGAGGAACGAAGTCAATAGGCAATAAGGGCCAACTCCTTACACCACCTTCGGGGAAGGGAGAAACGTCTTCGAATCCAGCcgatttgttcaagaaaaacgATATTTTGATGTACTCAGACAAGCCACTAAACTACATAGAGTCTGTGAAAGAAAATGGATTCCATTTGGCTAACAACTTGCTCATCACATCTCCAAACAAACAGGGAGAGATAATTGGAGCGTTGATGCTACAGAGTGAAACGTTCGAAGTCAATTTAAGCAACGAAGGGTATAAGATTATAAACAAAtttattgtagaattcaaTGAGGATGTTCTACAAgtgttcaagaaagtacATCCCAAGCCAGAAATAGTAGTGATAGGCTTGGGTGAAAAGTCAAGAATGTTGAGTGAGTCCAACAAGAGGTACTTTTCCAGCTTGGGTATGCAGTTGGAAGTGGGGGACTCTAACAATGCTGCCCAGATCTTTGATCTTTTAGCAACAGAAAGACCAAATGTGATTGGAGCACTCTTGCTTCCTCCAAACGTATAG
- a CDS encoding 60S ribosomal protein L11 (go_component intracellular; ribosome~go_function structural constituent of ribosome~go_process protein biosynthesis) — MSAKSQNVMRDLHIEKLVLNICVGESGDRLTRASKVLEQLSGQTPVQSKARYTVRTFGIRRNEKIAVHVTIRGPKAEEILERGLKVKEYQLRAKNFSATGNFGFGIDEHIDLGIKYDPGIGIYGMDFYVVMNRAGARIARRKRARGVVGNSHRTNKEDTIQWFKQRYDADVLDK; from the coding sequence TCCGCTAAGTCTCAAAATGTTATGCGTGATTTGCATATCGAAAAGTTGGTCTTGAACATCTGTGTCGGTGAATCCGGTGACAGATTGACCAGAGCTTCCAAGGTCTTGGAACAATTGTCTGGTCAAACCCCAGTTCAATCCAAGGCTAGATACACCGTCAGAACCTTCGGTATCAGAAGAAACGAAAAGATCGCTGTCCACGTTACCATCAGAGGCCCAAAggctgaagaaatcttggaAAGAGGTTTGAAGGTCAAGGAATACCAATTGAGAGCCAAGAACTTCTCTGCCACTGGTAACTTCGGTTTCGGTATTGACGAACACATTGACTTGGGTATCAAGTACGACCCAGGTATCGGTATCTACGGTATGGACTTCTACGTTGTCATGAACAGAGCTGGTGCCAGAATcgccagaagaaagagagctAGAGGTGTTGTTGGTAACTCGCACAGAACCAACAAGGAAGACACCATCCAATGGTTCAAGCAAAGATACGATGCTGACGTTTTGGACAAGTAA
- a CDS encoding predicted protein codes for MSILNLFSSGSRATIPRFHQDENHDSIDLQIKSLLYLFKRCQIAKLAHFLNSDGSFRYNESGSGSVNFGQEESTYYQKLDQVYNIEGFKHSLIKDEYRVMVDFCKNKFRSFCIVSDLPSANLSRPNSPVKGAGINEESGDFPSFRDSKDRKVRHFRFVLLPLEGLTVEFVANTLSGSDIYHEHFSYMDFSSRHQNAIDSIKKVIRDDRIDMKSPAKEFSISENEKAAIIREYLIAVAFNVQVMRIYEEYIKHHPLVKTPVSTPTRMKTTTTSLSSSPIKSSSSYKSLNAPLAHLSSSPPKKLSPRKSIADLRSPTRTDQPTTPLRSKPSIAKLRLEELYNPVAAPQGSFGLDNPFVESSKSETSSSTLSETSSIGNEKAQSPSRTNFELRMDVYEKCKTAVVDKLKKEKNIISD; via the exons ATGTCAATTTTAAATCTCTTTTCCTCGGGATCTCGTGCTACCATACCGCGGTTCCACCAGGACGAAAACCACGATTCCATAGATCTCCAGATCAAGTCCCTTCTCTACCTTTTCAAGAGATGTCAGATCGCCAAGTTGGCCCATTTCCTCAATTCAGACGGAAGTTTCAGATATAATGAAAGTGGATCTGGTTCTGTCAATTTTGGCCAGGAAGAGTCTACCTATTACCAGAAGCTTGACCAAGTCTACAACATAGAAGGGTTCAAACATAGTCTTATTAAGGACGAGTATCGTGTGATGGTTGATTTCTGCAAAAACAAGTTCAGATCGTTTTGTATCGTTTCAGATTTGCCCAGTGCTAATTTGTCTAGACCCAATTCTCCGGTGAAAGGAGCTGgtatcaatgaagaaagtgGAGACTTTCCCAGCTTTAGAGACAGCAAAGATAGAAAAGTCAGGCACTTTAGATTTGTACTATTGCCATTAGAAGGTCTCACTGTAGAGTTTGTAGCGAATACGTTGTCAGGTTCTGACATCTATCACGAGCATTTTAGCTATATGGATTTTTCTTCCAGACACCAGAATGCCATTGACAGCATCAAGAAGGTTATTCGGGATGACAGAATCGACATGAAATCACCAGCAAAAGaattttctatttctgaaaatgaaaaggCTGCCATCATTAGAGAATACCTTATCGCTGTAGCATTTAACGTCCAAGTCATGAGAATATATGAGGAGTATATTAAACACCATCCACTTGTGAAAACACCAGTTTCGACTCcaacaagaatgaaaaCTACGACAACGTCTTTAAGTTCCTCTCCTATTaagagttcttcttcctacaagtcgttgaatGCCCCATTG GCACACCTCTCCAGCTCTCCACCTAAGAAATTATCTCCCAGAAAATCAATAGCAGATCTAAGATCGCCTACAAGAACGGACCAGCCTACTACACCTCTCAGAAGTAAACCTTCCATTGCAAAGTTGAGATTGGAAGAGCTCTATAATCCTGTTGCAGCGCCTCAAGGTTCTTTCGGTTTAGACAACCCATTTGTGGAGTCCAGCAAATCAGAAACCAGCTCGTCCACACTATCAGAAACATCCTCGATTGGCAACGAAAAGGCTCAGAGTCCTTCCAGAACTAACTTTGAGTTACGTATGGACGTCTACGAGAAATGTAAGACAGCTGTAGTGGACAAGctcaagaaggaaaagaataTTATATCCGACTGA
- a CDS encoding predicted protein (go_function DNA binding~go_process regulation of transcription, DNA-dependent): protein MSSSPDPNDTEECTICLEPILPTDDIGTIVSCCTTTTNKYYHDKCILQWANNSNSCPTCRRRFYKINIASGASPHKVKRVVSVKDKLLPNDAINSIPRAYVIPATRPPTPDEDVDFDCVRHSQSITTGFCTICSSSDYRSSIRNMVCCGFCGSNFHLRCLGISSSAHASHMVGWCCPICDSDQDLVVSGSTNATMSSVRNPLTSSRLASGVSRSTRLATSITDSFYRNPNMASITNMDISDMSLHNMPSASNSRLVIHNNNNELDDDFLYHNNDNDSNIVDNSLKPEIHSTVINGGVRLRKEQRAIQNLSPEELQSWELFDEARNSNESTNDTKVSTAISSSVSESKTRRKRKKVTPVAAVENATIHPESRMAIGSSSSRISSLINQLKTTPAMIQQKKVKSATSSTAESTVSISPSSNSPMENLSNDSDTQYDSDSKVRKKPRSAELTLDQKIEIQKYIRINLRPLYKPSKDSESSSSPSPVIRTEENYININKVISRRIYGHILSETVDNGELCPNLIDEYFNDDDPTKLKDVIDKYVEEELANLQGSTVRE from the exons ATGTCGCTGCTGCCTGATCCGAACGATACCGAAGAGTGTACAATCTGTCTTGAGCCTATTCTCCCCACAGACGATATAGGCACCATCGTCTCATGCTGTACAACGACCACCAACAAATACTATCACGACAAATGCATTCTACAATGGGCtaacaactccaacagttgtccaacttgtcgtCGCCGTTTCTACAAAATCAACATTGCTTCAGGAGCCCTGCCCCACAAAGTGAAAAGAGTGGTCTCGGTGAAGGATAAACTACTACCAAACGATGCCATCAACAGCATTCCTCGGGCCTACGTGATACCGGCTACCCGTCCG CCCACTCCTGATGAGGATGTGGACTTTGACTGCGTGCGACATTCACAATCTATCACTACTGGCTTCTGTACTATATGCTCTAGTTCTGATTATAGATCATCAATCCGCAATATGGTATGTTGCGGATTTTGCGGTTCGAATTTCCATCTTCGTTGTTTAggaatctcttcttcggcCCATGCTAGCCATATGGTTGGCTGGTGTTGTCCCATCTGCGATAGTGATCAGGATTTGGTGGTTCTGGGTTCAACAAATGCCACCATGTCTCTGGTTCGAAATCCTTTGACTTCCTCCAGATTAGCTTCGGGAGTGTCTAGGTCAACCAGATTGGCTACTAGCATAACTGACTCATTCTACAGAAACCCTAATATGGCGAGTATAACCAATATGGATATATCTGATATGTCCTTGCATAATATGCCTAGTGCATCTAATTCGAGGCTTGTGATCcacaataacaataatgaACTCGACGACGACTTTCTCTACCATAACAACGATAACGACAGTAATATCGTGGACAACTCTCTTAAACCTGAGATCCACTCAACTGTGATCAACGGTGGCGTGAGGTTACGAAAAGAACAACGTGCGATCCAGAACTTGAGCCCAGAAGAGCTCCAATCATGGGAGCTTTTCGATGAAGCAAGAAACTCTAATGAGTCGACAAACGACACAAAAGTTTCAACTGCCATATCTTCGTCTGTCTCAGAAAGCAAGACGAGACGTAAGCGTAAAAAGGTAACACCTGTAGCTGCTGTCGAGAATGCAACTATCCATCCAGAATCCAGAATGGCAATTGGTTCAAGCTCCAGTCGTATTTCAAGTTTAATAAATCAGTTGAAGACTACTCCAGCTATGATTCAACAGAAAAAGGTGAAATCTG ctacttcttctactgcAGAGTCAACTGTATCGATATCTCCATCGAGTAATAGTCCGATGGAGAATTTATCGAACGATAGTGATACACAGTATGACAGCGATTCGAAGGTACGGAAGAAGCCACGGTCAGCCGAACTTACTTTGGACCAAAAGATTGAGATCCAGAAGTATATTCGAATCAACCTAAGACCGCTCTATAAGCCTAGTAAAGATTCAgaatcgtcttcatctccATCGCCTGTCATTAGAACAGAGGAAAACTATATCAATATTAATAAGGTAATCTCGCGAAGGATATACGGGCATATCCTTTCCGAAACGGTAGATAATGGAGAGCTTTGTCCTAACTTGATAGACGAGTACTTCAACGACGACGATCCTACAAAGCTCAAGGATGTTATAGACAAGTATGTCGAAGAAGAGTTGGCAAATCTTCAGGGGAGCACAGTAAGAGAATAG
- a CDS encoding predicted protein, protein MVTINYEPLEHLPYLDESISPEERSHVEQLIRVELTNQFSNQNLNNINFHPNPANAESNINNINTHNSNASRQNPLHPMVDQILPLPQPSALRLSPSPLLNQEIERYEQEQLEEFDDDDETALPANVIHGGIDMNRYADFIKEGSSSSGGSEVDRNNLYTTLSYAGLQERNLALLLNNNHELMRLHQQHLQELGNVKEDYTVNLNSKRQMVDEVNVIRKKRQVVNFKPVNDYLNEKWKEGIKSVVDLGIEATRMDMDMN, encoded by the coding sequence ATGGTCACCATAAACTACGAACCCTTGGAGCACTTGCCCTACCTTGACGAAAGCATTTCTCCGGAAGAAAGATCGCATGTAGAGCAGCTCATCCGCGTGGAGTTGACCAACCAGTTCAGCAaccagaacttgaacaatatcaacttcCATCCCAATCCTGCCAATGCGGAGTCTAACATAAACAACATCAATACACATAACTCTAATGCCAGCCGCCAGAATCCGTTGCATCCTATGGTTGACCAGATCCTTCCGCTTCCACAGCCGTCTGCGCTTCGATTGTCTCCCAGTCCCTTGTTGAaccaagagattgaacGTTACGAACAGGAGCAGCTCGAAGAGTTcgatgatgacgacgaaaCCGCTCTCCCGGCCAACGTAATACATGGTGGAATAGACATGAACAGATACGCAgacttcatcaaagaaggctcctcttcttcaggGGGGTCTGAGGTCGACCGGAACAACTTGTACACTACGCTATCGTACGCTGGACTTCAGGAAAGAAACCTTGcgttgttgttgaacaacaacCACGAGTTAATGCGTTTGCACCAGCAGCATTTGCAAGAGTTGGGAAACGTCAAGGAAGACTATACAGTCAATCTCAACTCTAAGAGACAGATGGTAGATGAAGTAAATGTTATCAGGAAGAAACGGCAGGTGGTCAACTTCAAGCCTGTCAATGACTACTTGAACGAAAAATGGAAGGAAGGGATAAAATCGGTCGTTGACTTGGGCATTGAGGCTACAAGAATGGACATGGATATGAACTGA